A single genomic interval of Rosistilla ulvae harbors:
- a CDS encoding metallophosphoesterase family protein: protein MSGRTIAIGDIHGCSRALRTLVENINPTAEDTLVFLGDYIDRGSDSRGVIDQLIDLQQRCNLVPLLGNHEIMFMGVVCGGMEDKIWMMCGGNATLASYGGALRHIPPAHIDFLRCCGAYWEDEQNICVHASYLPDQPMDRLGEQHLFWEHLSPVAPLPHISGKRVFVGHTPQANLEVLDLGHLVCLDTYCFGGGWLTAMDLDTAEVWQANLHGHARRQFGLAMMRRLRAAGKFVQERLSRNGSPTKH, encoded by the coding sequence ATGTCGGGACGCACGATCGCCATTGGAGATATTCACGGTTGCAGCCGAGCGCTGCGAACGTTGGTGGAAAACATCAACCCGACGGCCGAGGATACGCTGGTCTTTCTAGGCGATTACATCGATCGCGGATCCGATAGTCGCGGGGTCATCGACCAATTGATCGACCTGCAGCAGCGGTGCAATTTGGTGCCATTGTTGGGTAACCATGAGATCATGTTTATGGGGGTCGTTTGTGGTGGGATGGAGGACAAGATCTGGATGATGTGTGGTGGGAACGCCACGCTGGCCAGTTACGGCGGCGCGCTGCGGCACATTCCTCCAGCTCACATCGATTTTCTGAGGTGTTGCGGCGCCTACTGGGAAGACGAGCAGAATATCTGCGTCCACGCCTCCTACCTGCCCGACCAGCCGATGGATCGACTGGGCGAACAGCATCTGTTTTGGGAGCATCTGTCGCCGGTCGCGCCGCTGCCGCACATCAGCGGCAAGCGGGTTTTCGTCGGTCATACGCCGCAAGCGAATCTGGAGGTGTTGGATCTCGGGCACCTGGTCTGCCTGGACACTTATTGTTTCGGCGGCGGTTGGTTGACGGCGATGGATTTAGACACCGCCGAGGTCTGGCAAGCGAACCTGCACGGGCATGCTCGTCGTCAATTCGGTTTGGCGATGATGCGGCGGTTGCGCGCCGCGGGGAAGTTCGTGCAAGAACGCCTCTCGAGAAATGGTTCGCCAACAAAGCACTAA
- a CDS encoding TolC family protein, whose amino-acid sequence MATLRHSILLIPTATILVIAGATLAWTQDKSGPQRINPLVVSEPRAGSILVEEVPDRQRPAIPPPVSRPQPKRLPPVNDLATPHVVVPHRLEGEYSIRKESAAANQTNQKPVPAIEQADEAVLPVPQPAVENRPLQIPGRGGNALQEPADAAPQSRELPRAAAEEPPATGGIEPPQPQIESDSLGRSPSPSQPKSRVLSELLPQTLRSDGPAETVESETIQREMLPSEPLQAEPIDLGVRQTEPRGGSAVESPGAKGHVIQEPIGGQAAPAPGAVWARWSPWWQDQVQTGCHLDDPQKVAVDLDQLITIALQHSPLLEIVRLDGMLPQTGGYGMSRLTLRYGRPQTPGCDPTLMSEQIFIARHRTAASRSDTCAKTADMLLQIADAYWNVYRLRGLVAIGQRHHDAALALYEQSSGQYASERDRQRFVKVEATIRQRRADVNSTRISLKQAQNELAFLVSVPGWQKDIELMPQDVPCECDLQRSESTELELAMSQRAEVQAVLQHLQSLGPQSQHQLASSRFPQPSVAELRASQELEVVMDLVRLDVKDAMLKLRGNFAQMRLEAETAEKVVEELAVLGGNSSIEAILEAQDRLRTAESNYLNSLARYNVAILQLRRASGLLFVETPL is encoded by the coding sequence ATGGCAACTTTGCGCCACTCTATTCTGCTGATTCCAACCGCGACGATCCTGGTGATCGCCGGGGCGACGCTGGCTTGGACTCAAGACAAATCGGGCCCGCAGAGAATCAATCCGTTGGTTGTCAGCGAACCGCGGGCGGGCAGTATTCTGGTCGAAGAAGTTCCCGACCGGCAGCGTCCAGCGATCCCACCACCGGTATCGCGGCCGCAACCCAAGCGTTTGCCGCCAGTCAACGATTTAGCGACGCCGCATGTTGTCGTTCCCCATCGGTTGGAAGGCGAGTATTCGATCCGCAAGGAATCGGCTGCGGCGAACCAAACGAATCAGAAACCAGTCCCGGCGATCGAGCAGGCCGATGAAGCGGTTCTGCCCGTGCCGCAGCCTGCGGTCGAGAATCGTCCGTTGCAAATTCCTGGTCGAGGAGGCAACGCGCTTCAAGAACCGGCCGACGCTGCGCCCCAAAGCCGTGAATTGCCACGCGCCGCTGCGGAGGAGCCGCCCGCCACGGGCGGCATCGAACCGCCGCAGCCGCAGATCGAAAGCGACAGCTTGGGACGCAGCCCCTCCCCTTCGCAGCCCAAGTCACGGGTGCTGAGCGAATTATTGCCTCAGACGCTGCGAAGCGATGGGCCGGCGGAGACTGTCGAATCCGAAACGATTCAGCGTGAGATGCTTCCATCGGAACCGCTGCAGGCGGAGCCGATCGATTTGGGCGTTCGGCAAACGGAGCCCCGCGGCGGATCAGCCGTGGAGTCTCCAGGAGCAAAAGGACACGTGATTCAAGAGCCGATCGGAGGCCAGGCCGCACCAGCCCCCGGAGCCGTCTGGGCGAGATGGTCGCCGTGGTGGCAGGATCAAGTGCAGACTGGTTGCCACTTGGATGATCCTCAGAAGGTGGCCGTCGATTTGGACCAATTGATCACGATCGCCCTGCAGCACTCGCCCCTCTTGGAAATCGTGCGGCTCGATGGAATGCTGCCGCAAACGGGTGGATATGGGATGTCGCGCCTAACGTTGCGTTACGGCCGGCCTCAAACGCCGGGCTGCGATCCGACGTTGATGTCCGAACAGATTTTTATTGCTCGCCATCGGACGGCAGCCAGCCGCAGCGATACGTGCGCGAAAACTGCCGATATGTTGCTGCAGATCGCCGATGCCTATTGGAACGTCTATCGTCTGCGAGGCCTCGTCGCGATCGGCCAGCGGCATCACGACGCGGCGCTGGCGCTGTACGAACAGTCCTCTGGGCAATATGCGTCGGAGCGTGATCGCCAGCGTTTCGTAAAGGTTGAAGCGACGATTCGCCAACGCCGCGCGGATGTCAATTCGACCCGAATCTCGCTGAAGCAGGCTCAGAACGAATTGGCGTTTTTGGTCAGCGTTCCCGGCTGGCAAAAAGATATCGAATTGATGCCACAAGACGTTCCCTGTGAATGCGATCTGCAACGCAGCGAATCGACCGAATTGGAGTTGGCGATGTCGCAACGGGCCGAGGTCCAAGCGGTCCTTCAGCATCTTCAATCGTTGGGCCCGCAATCGCAGCACCAGTTGGCCAGTTCGCGGTTTCCACAGCCGTCCGTGGCCGAGCTTCGCGCGTCGCAGGAACTGGAGGTTGTGATGGATCTGGTTCGCTTGGATGTCAAAGACGCGATGCTGAAGCTGCGCGGGAATTTTGCCCAGATGCGGCTCGAAGCCGAGACGGCCGAAAAGGTTGTCGAAGAGCTGGCGGTGCTCGGTGGCAATTCCAGCATCGAAGCGATATTGGAAGCTCAGGACCGTCTGCGAACGGCGGAATCAAATTATCTGAATTCGCTGGCCCGGTACAACGTGGCGATTTTGCAGTTGCGTCGCGCTAGCGGCCTGTTGTTTGTCGAGACGCCGCTGTAG
- a CDS encoding sigma-70 family RNA polymerase sigma factor, with the protein MEKTTRNSRSSWMNRSSTPTAWRYPNDSEGIAEYFAAVSRTELLSPEEEVEATRRIKRTRNAYRHSMLTQPAMIGAVAGLLSDVVASNRRVDSIIDVASHDRTRVALLRRALPVAAQSLLRFEHENAIDQKRLLALRTSQKRRAAARQRIRHRVCVCRRLVNDLPLRLPILEQAFETATARNQSPSIRSVRLRAKGLRRSLQSQKREFISHHLGLVIPVAKQYRGRGLGFSDLIQEGNAGLMRGIEKFDPDRGFRFSTYATWWIRQAISRSVAIQARSVRVPSGVLSRIGDVRRASERFVHAHNRQPTVEEIARLTGLSIANIRRTQEAMREMVSIDDTSAMARQPIAELLIDESQTSDPSLALQREERDRKLNSILEALLPRERRVIELRYGIKDGSPKTLLEVSEVLSLSRERIRQIQTSAITKMRDAVQRRDN; encoded by the coding sequence ATGGAAAAAACAACCCGAAACAGCCGCAGCAGCTGGATGAACCGGAGCTCAACGCCCACGGCTTGGCGGTATCCCAACGACAGCGAAGGGATCGCCGAGTACTTTGCTGCGGTATCGCGAACCGAACTGTTGAGTCCGGAAGAGGAGGTCGAAGCGACCCGCCGGATCAAGCGAACCCGCAATGCCTACCGGCATTCGATGCTCACCCAACCGGCGATGATCGGTGCGGTCGCGGGTTTATTGAGCGATGTGGTGGCCAGCAATCGCCGGGTCGATTCGATCATCGATGTCGCGTCTCACGATAGGACACGTGTCGCACTTTTGCGGCGCGCTCTTCCCGTCGCGGCCCAATCGCTGCTTCGCTTTGAACACGAGAACGCGATCGATCAGAAACGACTTCTCGCCCTCCGGACTTCTCAAAAGCGACGGGCGGCCGCGCGGCAGCGGATCCGCCATCGGGTCTGCGTCTGCCGACGTCTTGTCAACGATCTCCCGCTTCGCTTACCGATTCTCGAACAAGCTTTTGAAACGGCGACGGCGAGAAACCAATCCCCCTCCATCCGCTCGGTTCGATTGCGAGCCAAAGGCTTGCGACGGTCGCTGCAGTCGCAGAAACGCGAATTCATCAGCCACCACCTGGGATTGGTGATCCCCGTTGCCAAACAGTACCGCGGACGTGGACTCGGCTTCTCCGACCTGATCCAAGAGGGGAATGCGGGACTGATGCGGGGGATCGAAAAATTCGATCCCGATCGCGGCTTTCGCTTCAGCACCTACGCCACGTGGTGGATTCGCCAAGCGATCTCGCGATCCGTGGCGATCCAAGCCCGCTCCGTCCGCGTCCCTTCGGGCGTGTTGTCGCGGATTGGCGACGTGCGACGAGCCAGCGAACGATTTGTCCACGCTCACAATCGCCAACCGACAGTCGAAGAGATCGCCCGCCTGACGGGACTGTCGATCGCCAACATTCGGCGAACTCAGGAAGCGATGCGAGAGATGGTCTCGATCGACGACACGTCGGCAATGGCACGACAACCGATCGCCGAACTATTGATCGACGAATCTCAAACGAGCGACCCGAGCCTGGCGTTACAGCGAGAGGAACGCGATCGGAAATTGAATTCGATCCTGGAGGCGTTGCTGCCGCGAGAACGACGTGTCATTGAACTGCGGTACGGAATCAAGGATGGCAGTCCCAAGACGTTGCTGGAAGTGAGCGAAGTGTTGTCGCTGTCGCGCGAACGAATTCGCCAAATCCAAACCTCCGCGATCACCAAGATGCGCGACGCCGTCCAACGACGGGACAATTGA